AGATTGTAGAGTGTGCCGGTGAGGCCTTCGGGTTGGTTGGCTTCGAGGATGCCGAGCTGGCCGCCGGGGCGGAGGATGCGGTGGAGTTCGGCGAGGCCTTCTTCGTAGTTGGCGAGGTTGCGGAATCCGAAGGCGGAGGTGACGAGGTCGACGGAGGCGTCGGCGATGGGGAGGTGGAGGGCGTCGGCTTCGATGGGAACGATGTTGTGGGGGGCGAACTTTTCTGCGCCGCGGGAGAGCATCTGGTGGGAGAAGTCTACGGCGAGGATGGGGACGATTTGGGTTTGGGCGGGGTTGGACCCTTCGTCTCCCACCCTTCGCGGTGAGACTGCGAAGGATGGGACACCCGAGCCTTTGGGGCGGTGTTTGTAGAGTGCCATCGTCATGTCGCCGGTGCCGCAGCAGAGGTCGAGGATGACGGCTTCGGGATGCT
This Tunturibacter gelidoferens DNA region includes the following protein-coding sequences:
- a CDS encoding ubiquinone/menaquinone biosynthesis methyltransferase is translated as MSGPEIKPEHERSTGARPAGITTEQAAATSVQQMFDTIAPTYDRANHLLSVGIDRYWWNRTARLFRPILQHPEAVILDLCCGTGDMTMALYKHRPKGSGVPSFAVSPRRVGDEGSNPAQTQIVPILAVDFSHQMLSRGAEKFAPHNIVPIEADALHLPIADASVDLVTSAFGFRNLANYEEGLAELHRILRPGGQLGILEANQPEGLTGTLYNLYFKSILPRLGGLISGKPAAYSYLPASVARFPRPPRMLQLIKAAGFTNATWTSYTFGTAGLYHATKP